The DNA region ATTGAAGTGAATGACATCAGAGAAGTGTAGTTGCGGCATCAGAGTTTTCTTTTTTAGGTTTTATGGTTTCTTGTGTTTTTATTGCtgtaaatattgttttctttttggacTGTAAGCCAACCAGAGCTCAACTTCAAGGAGGGTGACtgtagaaatgttttaaataaataaaaataagtttataGAGAAGAAAGCAAAGGCAATTGCATTTCAAGATTTGTTCAATACCTAAAATTCAGTTTTTGCAGATTATACCTAGATGATTACAGGCAGTaatcgacttatggccacaactgagctcaaaatttccattgctaagcgagacagacaaatgagttttgccccatttcacctttcttgccactgctgtaaagtgaatcactgcagttgttaagttggtaatacagttgtaaagtgaatctggcatccctttgactttgctttcagaaggtcacaaatgatgatcacataaccctgggacgaccgacataaatatgaaccagttgctaagcatctgaattttaatcatgtgaccatgggaatgctgcaatggtcataagcatgaaaaactaTCATGTCGTTatttcactgccgttgtaactttgaatgatcctAAATGAAtcgttataagttgaggactaccaacaTAATAGCAGTATAAAGGAATTAATGCATCTGCCTCAGAGAGTTTTAATTCCATAGCACACCAATAGtggaaaaaaatatgtataattaacatatttacttttatttgtatgaacatatataaaatcataaaatgtTACTAGTTTTCTCCCTGATTAATTCCTGAGTTTTAGGACACCACTGAAACACAGCAGTTAAACTCTGAACATTTTAGATATGAATAATCCTGTCAATCATCTGTGACATGATTGTACATGTTTCGCGCATGTCAATCATCAATAAATGTCAGTCTTCCAGGTCCTTCATTCCTCATCCATCGCCGGTATCTTTTCCATCGAGGATCCAGTGCCATTTTTTTCTTCagctcctcctcttgctcttgtTTATAAAGCTAAAAAGGGAAGGTTTAATGAAAGCCACATCAGTCTGCGATAGATGCCTACACAAACTCATTGTAAATTTCAGTGCAGACACATCACTTTCAAATGCAGACTCATCCACATAGATCAGGTATTTCAAATAAGATTATTGTGTTACATAACTGTTAAGTGAAGAACTGGTTCTAGAACTCTGCTTCCTGAACTATCTTGTGTTTATAAATAGTGAATAGCAGTAAGCagaacaactttaaaaaaagtctcCATTAGAAATCTATTAACTAGACATTATAGAAACGAACAAAAATGTACTTTATGAGACTATAGTGACTATGCATTTATTGTGTACTATTTAAAGAGAAAGTGACCTTTCTACACCAATGAAAAGTAGGAGATTATCTGTTGCACCTTAACTGTCAAACCCAGATAACGATTGAACTGCGGATGATAAAATATTAATCCTGTGGCTCAGTATAAATCTATTAATAATTATTTGGGTTTTGCTGAATGAGACCAATGTTGTAAAATTGTGAAAATCATTTCTATAGTTACTCAACAGGCCTAAATTatggggggaaggggggttaCTTCTCTGGTGCCACCATCACTCACCTCGTAATTTTCTTTTATCCAAAGCTGCCGTTCAAGAAAAGACTCTCTCTGATGATCTTCTAAAGTGTCAAATTGGGATTGTGACATTTTCATATGTTTGCGTATGATGTATAATTTCTCTTCTTCACCATACTCTTGCCTTTTGATATTGAAAGAATAAATCCACCAAAAATACCACGCTATGTATTTGCAAAGATAAAAAGGTGCTAAAACAATTTGAAACAAGAGAATGTCAGAGATTCGAGGTTTCTGGTAGCCACCCTTGAtatctattttgttttttattacatCTTtgataatttcttcttcttctttgcgcATTTCTTCCTTTGATCGCCTGCTTTTGCCCTTTTCTTTGGCTCTGTTCAATAGCCCCTGTTGCCTAGCAATCTCAGTAGCTTGTATTCGATATTTTGGCATAGTTGCTAGGTAGTTGATAGCTTCATTGTAGCTAGTCCGCCAGCTGAAGAACTAAAACATGAAATGGCAAGTTCAATTTTATCTACAGTTTTAACTTTTGAGAATCCTTTAACCTTAATTTTCCCTATACTACTTGGTCTAAATATAAAATTCACTTTGTTGAGTGTGTTCTTTTTGCCTGCATAAGTACAACCTTGTTCATTTCGTATTTTCTGAAATTCTGCAGCTCCTATGTATCTAGACGTATGAGTTACAACATGCAATTTTTAAGGAAATCAAATACATTATTTTCATGTGATACGTGCTTGTGTTTTTATCACATTCTCCTTTTGTTCAAACACGGACAGATAATCCTCACCAGGCTGAATTGCAGCCATTatgtgaggattacctgtatacatACTTTTATGTATAATCATGTCATgacaaaaaacaaagaaatgtgTAGTGATCTGAAGCTTTATGAATCATAATACACAAGTTCAATATTAATAAATGACACAACTCCCACTTTGTGGCAAGGGTACGGCAAGCCTACATACCAAATtagagatagttctcaacttatgagcccaaaatttatgttgctaagtgaaatagtgAAGTcaattctgccccattttgcaatctttcttgcagttaaatgaatcactgcagttgttaaattaaattaaagtgaatttggctttcccattgctagtcagaaggttgcaaaaagtaatCATATGACTCTCACCCCCATCCCAcctcagaacactgcaaccaccataaatatgagttgccaagcatctgaattttgataatgtgaacatgaggatgttgcaatggccaTTAGTGTGTAAAacagtcatacgtcacttttttcattgctgttgtaacttctaatggtcactaaatgaacttttgtaagtcaagggctgcaCTGTGTCTTGACCAAAGAAAATCTGCACAAGAACAATGTTTAAAACTTTACAGGCTTTATTGCTTACTATTCacataaagaagaaaaacacttAGCATATTTACCTTGGCCTACTGAGCTGTAGCATGAAGGGAGAAGTAATCAAATCCCTCTTCCCCATGTAGGCTCCCCACACAATGGGCGCTAAAGAGAGAAGGAATTTTCCTCACCTCCACCCTCCAATTGGAATTCTGGATCCAATACCACACATTATGTCCAAACTAGAGGATAATACTGGAACAGGTAGGATATAAGCATGCAGTACTTACCTGAAATAAAGAAATGGCACAAACAGTGACAAGAATCACTATTCTGACATCCACCTTGGGTGCCAATCTTCTAGAATAATAGTGATAGTAATGGCTGTAATACTCCTCAGGATGATCCAGCATATAATCATAATCCTTACGAGTTTCTTCATCCTGAAAAAGCATTGgcagtttttaaaatgttgaaatatttcatttcagaatgaaagaaaataaattgcatgTTGGTATAAGTAAATGCTTTTTAATGTAGTTTTCTGACAATTATATATCTAGCATTGCTGATTTAGCAATTAAACTGTCAAaacaaattaattatatttatgcAATAAAACAAACCGACTAAGAAAGCTGAATTTAAACAAagcaatacattttattttacacacaaatGAAAAAATACTATGTATTTCAGAATAACATGATAACTCCATGGCTGAAATGTTTCCTTAGGTAAGACAAGGGTCTCAATTTTGTTGACTAGaggacatacatatatatttgacaAATTGCCCCTGATGCTTTTACAAATGTCTGGCAAGGAAAAGTTTGGTAATTTATAAAATGACTGCAATAAACAATATGATCAATCACAAATTATATCTGAATGCTTCCTTCAATTCCATGCAGTCTTCCTGAAGAGTACACTTTACCGCCCTTGCTTATATTTGTCTTTTTTACCCAAAATAATTCCAATCAAGCCACTATGGATCTCTAACCATCCATTAAtcttattttctaaaataaaatgtttatttttctagAAGAAAGGAAAGCACTGCTCCTGAATTCACTTGCTATAAAGACTTTTAGCAACTGCACTCACACAACTCAGAAATCCTCTTCAATTTCTTCACATATTACTTTTAGTGTGATTAGACAACatcatattaataatttttttgTCCATACTGAACTTAATGAAAGAATACCCTAGCTCTTAAAATATTCAATGTACTGAAAGGATAGAGAAATTACAGAGCATCTGCTAAGTTTCCTAAGATTTCCATTGCAGTTATTTGGATGAAGATCTGAGATACTCCTGTTTGTCTACTCATTGATCAATTTACTATTCCTCATCTGATGCAGATGAAAAGGATTTATCCCAACCTTCACATACCAAAGAGGTCTGGTTTTGAAAGAACTAAAACTTTTCCACTCTTGCACCTAACAACTAAACAGATATACCCCACCCCTTACGTTTAAGAATAAATGAAACAGAGAAGATGTTTGCTAAAAACTGAAAGCAAGGTAAAGATTGCTCCTTTTTACAGCAAATCTCAACACCACAGACTTTGTAAAAAGGCTGCAAATACAGAGGGAAGcaaaacattaaaatttcactGCTATCTACTCATCATCCAGATTTTTATGGCACTGAAAGTGGAAAGCCCTTTTTTTAGAGATGCTTTAGAAGAGGTATAAGAGATAAGGGATAGAAAATTGATTTATAAAGATCAGACCACTACCATTCATCTTGATTAGTTTCTCAAATATGAATGACAGTTACTCTTTActcatttcaattttttaaaaagtctctatTGGAGATGGAAGATGTTGAATACTGTATAGGAATTGCTTTTTGTCATGTTACAGATAAGTAGGACTGGAGAAATTCCACCGTGAAGCTATGGCCCACTCAGTGTTGAATTTATCTTAAAAGGGGAAACAGGAATATTTCTGATAAAATTGATtcctaaataaaacttttttaatatatgtattaCAACCACTGTATTTTTATAGTCCTCAAAGTCAAGCATTACCTATATTTAATAATTCAAAGGATTCTTTACTACTCAAAGTCCTTCATGGACTGGTTTGCAATGATCTAACATGGCTGAAGTTTTTCTTAAAACATTCTCAGTCCTCATCCAACATTTTGAATGGTCTTAAAAGCACAATATAATTGAAGCTGGagagaaaaagtaaaattaatgGTTTTATTTAGATATCAGCCTATCCAGAAGGAATGTTTTAATATATGATAAAATCCTCAACTTGGCTTTTGGGGACCTCTAAAAATAATGctcataactcatttttttctaATCTTGTCAAGTTCAAGGGATTTTCATTTCATGGCTGACTTTCATCATTTTTAAATATGCTAATTCAAATTATTGGAAATTAATGATGTTACTGACTATCtgtattctgtcattctgtacaCTGGTGCAATCTAAAGAGCTATTTTAGACTCACCCATGAATCCTGGCATATCACCAAATATGCATAAAGTTTAGAGGACAGGATTACTTTTACACCTAAATTGCATGTTTACATGAATacacctcttgaaaaagcatatatagcagtggtgggattatacaATGCCTCTAGGACAGCTCCAATTTATGACAATTGTTCTTCATTGTTAGGAAATATTCACTTCAAATAAATTATCTGTCTCAAAGCCCTCTTCTTTGaaattctgtttcttttgaagtttGAGAATGAAACTTAATCTTAAATTAGAAGTGTAGACACTACTAAAGTACATGGAACACTTTAAACACCTGCATGATGTGAtgtgttaccgtatatactcgagtataggccgacccgaatataagccgaggcacctaattttaccacaaaaaactggaaaagttattgactcgagtataagcctagggtgggaaatgcagcagctaccggtaaatttcaaaaataaaaatagataccaataatgtttttgaatatttatttcaaagaaaaacagtaaactagcggtgtattcaatgaaatacttcactcacctcatgatgctgatgtcccgctgtgatgatgatgtcccgtgcagccgcgggagcgatgtcccgcctcctatgacacacggcacagtgattcctatcattggatcactgtaccagaggaggtgggacatcgctatgtggctgcttgccataacaaggaggaggtgggacatcgttgcagagcggcaggagggggaggaaggggaatcgtaagacagccctgcattacattagaacgtgaggaggggggatggtgcggtgcgcgctgcgcggcaaactgacacagagggaggggaaactcacaggggcactgggccattcacgagtgtcacccagcggcatggccccgcccctttttctcctccatttcgggcaaatttttcactgactcgagtataagccgaggcggcttttttcagcccaaaaagtgggctgaaaaactaggcttatactcgagtatatacagtatttcccATCTCAAATCCTAATGCTGACATTTCAAATATTCAGAACATAGAAAAACCTCAAAgggatttaattttaaaacttttctgCAGGCTCCCTTCCTGAAAACTGTGGTGTTGAAACAAGCCAAAGATTTGTCTAGCCCAGATGTTATTTGTTACCGCTGCTAGGCAAATGCTCCTTGAAGCCCGCAAGTATAGTACAAAAGAACCCATCTTCTCTTCTTGTTGTCCCTAAAAGCTGGTACcaaatataggtagcccttgactcaCAATAGTTcatagtggccattcaaagttataatggcattgaaaaaagtgagttatgatcttttttcacatttatgactgttacagcatccccatggtaacaCGATTTACActtggatgcttgacagctgactcacatttatgacagttgcagtgtcctagagtcatgtgattcccctttgcgtactttttctgacaagcaaagtaaacaggaaaaccaggttcatttaacaaccgtgttgctaatttaagaattgtgattcacttaataaatgtgacgagaaaagttgtaaaatggggcaaagctcccttaacaaatttctcacttggcaacataaatttggggctcaagtgcagtcataagtcaaggaccacctgtatactgCTTCTAATGCAGGATGGTTCCATTTACCGGTAACTGCCAAAGctgattgtcccaaaggggcttttttccccaagaggcaactggactttcttgtttttgtttgaagatgttttgcttctcagctaagaagcttcttcagttctgaccggatggtggggaatggaaggatttcaagatggctttagattagattagaattccttattggccaagtgtgtaattggacacacaaggaatttgtctcaggGAGCCAGAGGGACACAAAACATTATTTCTAATAACGCatgctggataattgagaaagccaaagatttatactccttgaaaACAACTGGCCATCCAGtcaagagtataaatccttccattccccaccatccaatcagagctgcctcttggatgagaaaccgtcttcaaagaaaaacaagaaagtccagttgcctcttggggggtaaaaaagcccctttgggacaaccatgacctggaggactgaaaatctccacagacatttgcCAAAGCCGAGCGCTTTTCCTGAAGAAgccctttttttaaagataaagcaGGACAAATTTCTTGATTTTATGGGAAAAGCAACACTGCTGGATTAGAAAAGACTTGTAACCTGATGCAACAGAGCACTCTCTCTTTTAGTTTTGACTTTAAGAAACCTTTCCTAATTTAACACCTGTGGGTCTGCCTAGCCCTGAGATCGCTCCATTAACACGGCACTACACTTtgcatcatccccagccagcccGTGCAAGCACAGCGACTGGGGACGAAAGGACCTGCAattaaagaaagggaaaaaaaaacccagcatccTAAGGAAATACTCCAGAGGCCTGAGCAACCAAGGCCACTTCTATCCCTGAGTCCTCCATATCGGCGTCAGCCATTCCTGGCCCCCTCAACAGCTGCTCCATCCTCTCTCAAGGCGACCGGCGGGAGGAGATGCGCGTTCgcgggaaggggagagggagccGTGGGGGGTCTTACCGGAGGCATCCGCCCAGgccgggaggagggagggggcggtCCCGGCCCCGCTCTCTCACCTTGAGGGTCTCGTAGGCGGTCGCGATCAGCAGGAATTTCTCCTGAGCGGCCTCGGCTCCTTTGCCATCCCGGTCGGGTTCCCGCTGCCGATCCGGATGGTATCGCAAAGCCAGCTGCCGGTAAGCCCGGGCGATTTCAGCCTTGCTGGCGTCGCGGCTGACCCCCAGCACGTCGTAGCACACCAGCTTGCCGCAATACAAGCCTTCCACCAGGGCTTCCGCCGGCCGCGGGCACAGGCAGTGAATGGCCCACACCACCAGCAGCGGCCAGTGTCCCGCCCGCCACCGAAAACGGCCCCGGGATGTCGGCACCGCCGCCATCGCCCCGGCCGCTTCCGGGAGGCTTTCGCCGTCGGGCCTGGCGCGCGAGACGGCCGCAACCTCCGCCGCTCCTGCTGGTCTCCTTTCTGCCCCGCCGCAGCGCGAGCCTAAGGGCGGGGCCAGAACGTTTGGACGTGGACAAAGCGAAGGGAGGTTGGCGAAGCTGCCACCTTACGTTTCCCCGAACCGTCCCGGCGTCAAAAGGGAATGGTTGGGAAGGAGGAATACTCGGCCAATCGGCGAGCGGAGGGAGGAGTTCGCAGGCAGAGGCATCATGCTGCTCTGCAAAGGGAAGAGGTTAAAGACGCAAGGGGCGCGGGGGAGGCGGAGGGCGGAGATAGAGCGTCCCGAGCGGGCCAATGGAATCGAATGGGTGGGGTTTAGAGGGAGGCGCCTAAGGCATAGGAGCGACACGTGGAGCCGCCTCAGCCAATAGATGGGAGAGAAAGCGTGCAAGCTCCAAGATGAAAGAACCAAAATCAACTGTAAATGAGGCGCCCGAGAATGTGGgcagtgctttttttaaaataattgattgGATTGTGCGCTATCAAATCAGTGTCGACTCTTAAGGACCACTTAGATAAATTTTCTCCAAGACGACGCACGGACTGTCTAATCAGCATGTAGGTTGAATAAACGACAGTATACAgctttgtctcattttctgcgcATTTTCTGCCTTTTTGACTTGCAATAGGTTTTTGCATGAGAACAAGGAGGTGATCTGGGATTCCCATTGCACGGCTTGACACGTTTACATGATCAAAGGCCTTTCTATAATCAGTGGGCACATATTAACCTTGATTCTGGTATTCTTTGGCTTTCTTAATTATCCAGCATGCattattaaaaatgttttgtgTCCCTCTACCCATCAGAGACAAATTCtgtgtgtgtccagtcacacttggccaataaagaattctaatctaATTTAAACTAACCCAATCTAACCCCCTCTTGAAAGTTGGGCTTCTCCCTTTCTATGCATGACTCTATTTTACATTGGGTGATTCTAAGCATTATTTGGCTAGCAGGTAGAAATTATTTATGCACACTCTGCTGAGTTTCCTATATTGGTATATAGAATGATGTCTTCTAATCTGTTGGCCACTGTTGCTCACTAGACGTGGCATAGTTTGGTTGGATCGTTTACAGGTTCCTCTGTTACTTGCCATAGTTCTGAAGATAATTCCACCAATCCCAGAAGCTTTCTGATTTGATAATGACTACAATGCTAATCTAATCTGATGTTTTAATGCTAAATATAATCAAATATCTTCCAATACATCTTGGATGTTGACATCCTTAATCCTTCCATCTTTATGTGATGTTTGTAATCAGTTATTATCTGTCCATTAGAATCCTACAAACTCAAGGTTGGAATAAATTTGAGATTGCACTCAAGATCGTTTGAAAGACCTTGTTTTCTATGTCTGCTTCCATCTTTAATGTCTTTACAGGTATCATTGTAATACTGCTCTGGATCTCTTCTAACAGGTTTGAAGCTCTCTTCTTTCCTGAGATTTTTGTCTTTCAtagctttgattttatttttttggctatTTCCATAGTTTGTTCCAATATCCAGTTGCTTTCTTCTGCTTTTAGGTCTTTGGTAGTCTCTTTTCACATTCATCCTTagcaacatttatatttattccacATTTCTTGTTCCCCATCAAGGTAGTTCAAAACTTCAAAACGATTCCTGATGTCCTCCTTGAAAATGGTAGGTATTATTCCCAAATTCATATTGTAAAAACAGATTGGTTTTCTGCTCCGTGACCTTAACTTGCAACTTGCAACATGGGTAGTTCCTGCTTTGTTCTTCAAGCAGCCCCTGACCACATCTTTGGAACTGAGCTCTTCCACTTCCTTGTGCCAGTCATGTCATGTGTttcatttccatgtgctccattTGGTGCTGTCACTCATGACAGTGATAGCAATGAAGAAATATTTGGATTAGCAGACATTGCTGAGTCATTCTCTTTCAATTCATTTCTTCAGTTCAACCACATTTTCCTCCATATTTCCAACTTTGGCTTTCCAGTTTCTAATGAAAAGCAGCATATCTTGCTTTTATGTTCTGTCAAGTTCAAATTGAATATAGCATATTGAGTGCCATCCAACATAAGGGGCTCATCATCCTGCACTGTATTATCAATAACTTCATGTTGGCTctccatgtggttttcttggtcCACAAAAATGTGGCTTATCATTGTCTTCTTCCATGAAATGATGCCTTTATTGTTGTTACTAAAAGAATGATCTGCCTCCAGTATCTTATATCACTGCTCTCCAATATAGGTGCTTGCTTACTTTAGCTGGTTACCTGGGAATGACACCTTTGGTTTCATGCCTTGGGGTTTTTAATCATGCTGGAATAATATGCTTTGGACATATACTTCCGGTGTTCTCATCATTCCTGACATTGGATGACAATGAACATTTATGGAAGATAGGCTGTTTTGAATTATTTTAGGATAGGTTTTTCCATCCTGGACCCTTCAGTTACATTGACAGTAACTCCCGTTATCCGGATAGCATGGCTAATGACTATGAAGTCATTACTACTCTTCTTAAATAGTATTGCTCATTTGGAAGGGCAAAGTTCCTTTCTGGTGAGGACCCTTGTAGAACACTTTTGCTCTATTCTCCTCTCCACACACGAGTTCTTGGGAGGGGAGTGGCAGTTTAGACTCCTCATCTTCTAAAACCACTGACAGCTGTGTCTCCTTGTTACCAGGCAGCATAGCTTCTTCTGCCTGCAATTCCTGCATGGCTAAATGACACAAATTGATTATAATTTGTACTGATCATAATTAATTATCCAAAATGGACCTGTTTTGGGAAAGAACTAGAGGCCCAAGGATGCCGATATATGGGGGAGTCTGCTTTTCTTTCCAGCTCAAGATATCTTCCAAAGATAAGTACATGATCAGTGATGGGGGCCAGGAAAGAGTGTGGGATTCAGTGGGATAGGGAGCAGAATCAAGGTCTGTGGGGGACCTGGTTTGGTGGGGGAAAGTAGGCCCATGGCCTACAGGGAACCCAAGGGATGAGAAGTGGGGAAGGGGATGCCTCAGGAGATGGGAGAGGTATTGAAAGGCCTGGGGCAAATGGGATGTGCCTGTGCTAGATCTCCCAGATGTCATGTGAGAATAATTAGACCCACACCTGAAGAATTTAAACTAGATACTTTAATGTTCTATTACCCATTTCATAGGAATCTTCCTAGTCTGGCAGTTTGCCCCTGGGAAAGACTAAATAAAGTTCAACCACATTCAAGGAAGTGGGTGGGACCTTGCTCTCTTATGTCTATGTAAAGATTCTAGACTACTCCCTTGCTTGACCCTTCCTCCCAACTCTGCCAGTCTCTTTCCAACATCAGGGCTTCTCCCACCCAAGGCACCCTGTGCTCCACTTAACGACTGCATCAGTAGTCATTAGGACTACATTTTACATCCCATGCTTGCTAGGACATCAACAACAGCCACATTTTAGAGATCTAAAACGACTATTTTCCTAGCTGTCTTAAATATCCCTATTTTCCCTTTATAaatttactagctggatacccgtgctttgtgACAAAACTGTGATCGGGAAGTGCAGGGGAAATCTGTTTCATTCcggttcaatctgttggctcagtatTAGACATAAGGGAATAGTGttcccaccaccttgagtccagaagcagttccattgaTGGAAGGTGTAGACATGTTGGTGAGataccgacatttagtactgtaaggagccccagactgttCCCAAGtaaaggagtggaacgtctgccagtttgaactaaaGTAGctgaatgtgaggcaactggcagtcagaacaGAGTTATTtccaggtggggaggaggagtagaactccttagcatcagaacatgttaattattgtattaaaatactaatgatctgatggtcattttgaaaaatcctttcttagcaagcacctagaagctaaGAAGAACATACAtctcaaatttcaagtttgtaggctttacagttctggagattttgtgatgagtgagtgatatTTGGCTTTATATCTATAGATGTGTATGtatctataaatataaatattttttcagcAGAAAAAAAGGTACAGTACATCTCTGCTTGAAGGTTGTTTAACTACTGAGTTCCTGGCCCCAATGGATAGCATATGTTTAGGAGGCCTGTGCATGAAAATTATCTCAGGTTTTCTAAAACCAACCTAACTGAACACCTTTCAAGGTAGGAATGAGTCAGCTTGTTAGAAATACCTTCTGCAGATAGGGGGAgaaactcattttttaaaaaaagattgctgATCCTTTCTCCACCACCCCTTGAGGTGGGGGGGAAACGGGTgtaggagtgtgtgtgtatgtaatgtGTATGTGTACACTGTACACATGTTGCCAATCATGGAGGTCAGCATGGATTCAGGTAATTTCCTTTCAGCGGCATTCTCGGGAAAgtactgaatgaatgaaatgaaagggGGGGGCGGAATCGTAGATCACGAACGAGGAACGTAGGGgcgttttatatatataaaagcttgGTGCGCCAAAGGAGACACCATTGTAGCTGTGTAGGCAGTCCAAGGAGGAAGTGGTTAAAGAGAAGGAGCTGGACTCGATCGCCGCCCCGTTCTTTTTCAATctataaaaaagtaaaagtaaaaaaggagAGGGTGGAGTGCATGCGTGTACGAAGCCGAG from Thamnophis elegans isolate rThaEle1 chromosome 3, rThaEle1.pri, whole genome shotgun sequence includes:
- the DNAJC25 gene encoding dnaJ homolog subfamily C member 25, with the translated sequence MAAVPTSRGRFRWRAGHWPLLVVWAIHCLCPRPAEALVEGLYCGKLVCYDVLGVSRDASKAEIARAYRQLALRYHPDRQREPDRDGKGAEAAQEKFLLIATAYETLKDEETRKDYDYMLDHPEEYYSHYYHYYSRRLAPKVDVRIVILVTVCAISLFQFFSWRTSYNEAINYLATMPKYRIQATEIARQQGLLNRAKEKGKSRRSKEEMRKEEEEIIKDVIKNKIDIKGGYQKPRISDILLFQIVLAPFYLCKYIAWYFWWIYSFNIKRQEYGEEEKLYIIRKHMKMSQSQFDTLEDHQRESFLERQLWIKENYELYKQEQEEELKKKMALDPRWKRYRRWMRNEGPGRLTFIDD